From the genome of Perca flavescens isolate YP-PL-M2 chromosome 1, PFLA_1.0, whole genome shotgun sequence, one region includes:
- the LOC114559948 gene encoding NACHT, LRR and PYD domains-containing protein 3, which translates to MESEEEQQRRSNRDVFIKLTLNFLRNMKQEQLADSLQSKTLAAICHRKLKSRMKNTFQCLFEGIARAGNPKPLNRIYTELYIKEEQNGEANEQHEVRQIEAASQKPTSSETTIRSEDIFKPIPGRDEPVRTLVTKGVAGIGKTVLTQKYILDWAEDKSNRSIQFIFPFTFRELNLLKGKKYSLVELLHHVFTETKEAGICRFEKFQVVFIFDGLDECRLPLDFHKNEILTDVTESTSVDVLLTNLIRGKLLPSARLWITTRPAAASQIPPDCVDMVTEVRGFSDPQKEEYFRKRYSDEEQAERIISHIEASRSLHIMCHIPVFCWITATVLDHVLKTTERAELPKTLTEMYIHFLLVQTKQGNVKYHSSAVTHPVWNTETEKIILTLGKLAFEQLEKGNLIFYEADLKECGIDIKAASVYSGLFTEIFKDARGLNNDKVFSFVHLSVQEFLAALYVYLTFINTGVDKLRRRRGRSNFKHLYQMAIDKALASPNGHLDLFVRFLLGLSLETNQSLLRGLLKTTGSKQGVKEMLVQYIKKKIRDNPSPEKSINLFHCLNELNDHSLEKEIQQYLRSGSSFGDKLSPSQCSALVFILLSSQKDLDVFDLRKFFASEEGFLRLLPVVKASKTALLSGCNLSSKSAEALASVLTSKNSLRELDLSNNDLQDIGVTVLSCGLRSLHCKLESLCLSGCLITEKGSADLASALKCNPSHLRELDLSFNHPGDSGVTLLFDGLDDPHWKLKTLKIDHCGKRRLNSSPLRYFCELSLDPNTAHRNLSVSDDNRRVMVVKEQPYPDHPERFDSWKQLLCSEGLNGRCYWEVHCKGIVHVGVTYRGINRRGDSDVCCIGWNDQSWSLLCTAKSYTAWHNNTPTDIATLHPSDSYRVAVYLDWPAGTVSFYCLPSIVSSIKQIHLHTFHSTFTEPLYPAFGFGRMHELGTDSRFLPSSVYLSQFEE; encoded by the exons ATGGAAAGTGAAGAAGAACAGCAGAGAAGAAGCAACAGAGACGTATTTATAAAGCTCACACTGAACTTCCTGAGGAACATGAAGCAGGAGCAGTTGGCTGACTCCCTGCAAAGCA AAACTCTTGCTGCAATTTGCCACCGTAAACTAAAGTCTAGAATGAAGAACACGTTTCAGTGTTTGTTCGAGGGGATTGCCAGAGCAGGAAACCCAAAACCTCTGAATCGGATCTACACGGAACTCTACATCAAAGAGGAACAGAATGGAGAGGCCAATGAAcaacatgaggtcagacagataGAAGCAGCATCCCAAAAGCCGACAAGTTCAGAAACAACAATCAGAAGTGAGGATATATTTAAACCGATACCTGGACGAGATGAACCAGTCAGAACTCTAGTGACaaagggagtggctggcatTGGGAAAACAGTCTTGACCCAGAAGTACATcctggactgggctgaagacaaATCCAATCGCAGTATACAGTTTATCTTTCCATTCACTTTCAGAGAGCTCAATTTGCTGAAAGGAAAAAagtacagcttggtggaacttCTTCATCACGTCTTTActgaaaccaaagaagcaggaatctgcaggtttgaaaAGTTCCAGGTTGTGTTCATCTTCGACGGTCTGGACGAGTGTCGACTTCCGCTGGACTTCCACAAGAATgagatcctgactgatgttacagagtcAACTTCAGTCGACgtgctgctgacaaacctcattAGAGGTAAACTGCTTCCAtctgctcgcctctggataactacacgacctgcagcagccagtCAGATACCTCCTGATtgtgttgacatggtgacagaggtgAGAGGGTTCAGTGACCcgcagaaggaggagtacttcaggaagagataCAGCGATGAAGAGCAGGCTGAAAGAATAATCTCCCACATCGAGGCATCAcgaagcctccacatcatgtgccacatcccagtcttctgctggatcactgcgaCAGTTCTGGACCATGTGTTGAAAACCACTGAGAGAGCAGAGCTGCCCAAaaccctgactgagatgtacatccacttcctgTTGGTTCAGACCAAACAGGGGAATGTAAAGTATCACAGCAGTGCAGTGacacatccagtctggaacacaGAGACCGAGAAGATAATTCTCACTCTCggaaaactggcttttgagcagctgGAGAAAGGAAATCTGATCTTCTATGAAGCAGACCTGAAAGAGTGTGGAATTGACATAAAAGCTGCCTCCGTCTACTCAGGACTATTCACAGAGATCTTCAAAGATGCGCGTGGGCTGAACAACGACAAGGTGTTCAGCTTTGTCCATCTGAGCGTTCAAGAGTTTCTGGCTGCACTCTATGTCTATCTGACGTTCATCAACACCGGCGTTGATAaactaagaagaagaagagggcgATCAAACTTTAAACACCTCTACCAAATGGCAATAGACAAGGCTTTAGCgagtccaaatggacacctggacttgtttGTCCGCTTCCTCCTGGGCCTTTCACTGGAGACCAATCAGTCTCTCCTCCGAGGCCTGCTGAAAACGACAGGAAGTAAACAAGGGGTCAAAGAGATGCTAGTGCagtacatcaagaagaagatcagGGACAATCCTTCTCCAGAGAAgagcatcaatctgttccactgtctgaatgagCTTAATGACCATTCTCTAGAGAAGGAGATCCAACAGTACCTGAGATCAGGAAGTTCCTTTGGAGACAAACTCTCTCCTTCACAGTGCTCAGCGCTTGTCTTCATCTTACTATCATCACAAAAAGATCTAGACGTGTTCGACCTAAGGAAATTCTTTGCTTCCGAGGAGGGTtttctgaggctgctgccagtggtcaaagcaTCCAAAACAGCTCT ATTAAGTGGCTGTAACCTCTCATCTAAAAGCGCTGAAGCTCTGGCCTCAGTTCTCACCTCCAAGAACtctctgagagagctggacctgagtaacaatgaCCTGCAGGATATAGGAGTTACGGTGCTCTCATGTGGACTTAGAAGTCTACACTGTAAACTGGAAAGTCTCTG cctgtcaggctgtctgatcaCAGAGAAAGGCAGTGCTGATTTGGCTTCAGCTCTGAAGTGCAACCCCTCCCacctgagagagctggacctgagcttCAACcatccaggagactcaggagtgacGCTGCTGTTTGATGGACTAGATGACCCACACTGGAAACTGAAAACACTCAA GATTGATCATTGTGGAAAGCGTAGACTAAACTCATCACCCCTCAGGT ATTTCTGTGAGCTTTCACTGGACccaaacacagcacacagaaacCTCTCAGTCTCTGACGACAACAGACGAGTGATGGTGGTAAAGGAGCAGCCGTATCCTGATCATCCGGAGAGATTTGACAGCTGGAAACAGCTGTTGTGTAGTGAGGGTCTGAATGggcgctgttactgggaggtccattgtaaaggaatagttcacGTAGGAGTGACATACAGAGGAATCaacaggagaggagacagtgatGTCTGCTGTATTGGATGGAACGATCAGTCTTGGAGTCTGCTTTGCACAGCTAAGAGTTACACTGCTTGGCACAATAACACACCAACAGACATAGCTACACTCCATCCATCTGACTCCTACAGAGTAGCAGTGTATCTGGACTGGCCTGCTGGCACTGTGTCCTTTTACTGTCTCCCCTCCATCGTCTCTTCGATCAAACagatccacctccacaccttccACTCCACATTCACTGAACCCCTCTACCCTGCGTTTGGGTTTGGACGAATGCACGAGCTAGGGACTGACTCAAGATTTTTACCATCATCAGTTTATCTGTCACAGTTTGAAGAATGA
- the LOC114557067 gene encoding high choriolytic enzyme 1 codes for MNGDIMPNLKRNADPCVTKGCMWPKTGSYVYVPITIGPEYTTAERNIIINSLLTFHQTTCIRFVWRSMQQDYLSFFSGTGCWSYVGRQGGVQQVSLLKNGCLYTATVEHEVLHALGYNHEHVRSDRDTYVSILTTNIEPGFESNFVKVATNNLGTPYDFNSVMQYSKYSFSKNDLPTIIAKSDPNLEFGDATQMSVNDITRVNKLYGC; via the exons ATGAATGGCGACATTATGCCAAATTTAAAGAGGAATGCCGACCCCTGCGTGACCAAAGGCTGCATGTGGCCCAAAACTGGAAGTTACGTCTACGTGCCCATCACCATCGGCCCCGAATACA CCACCGCAGAGCGCAACATCATCATTAATAGCCTGTTGACCTTCCATCAAACCACCTGCATTCGCTTTGTCTGGCGTAGTATGCAACAGGATTACCTCAGCTTCTTCTCTGGAACTgg gtgttgGTCCTACGTGGGCCGGCAGGGAGGCGTACAGCAAGTGTCCCTGTTGAAAAACGGTTGTCTGTACACAGCCACGGTGGAGCACGAGGTTCTCCACGCTCTGGGCTACAATCACGAGCATGTCCGCTCCGACAGAGACACTTACGTCTCCATCCTCACCACGAACATTGAGCCAG GATTTGAATCAAACTTCGTGAAGGTGGCAACTAACAACTTGGGTACTCCCTACGACTTCAACTCTGTCATGCAGTACAGCAA ATACTCCTTCTCCAAAAACGACTTGCCAACCATCATCGCTAAAAGCGATCCTAACCTTGAGTTTGGAGATGCCACACAAATGAGCGTCAATGACATCACCCGCGTTAATAAGCTTTACGGATGCT aa